From one Rhizobium lentis genomic stretch:
- a CDS encoding Hsp33 family molecular chaperone — MAEAAAALGQFDFAGDDHVVPFQVEGLDVRGRAVQLGPMLDAILERHHYPAPVARLLAEVVVLTVLLGTSLKFEGKFTVQTKGDGPVDLLVADFSTPENVRAYARFDRALLDKAVAAGETEPEQLLGKGVLAFTIDQGKFAQPYQGIVALDGTSLEEIAGVYFRQSEQIPTRVRLAAAELFDRDDAGKPRHRWRAGGLVAQFLPEAPERMRQPDLHGGDGDTGDRPHGEDDAWVEARSLVETIDADELTDPQVGTERLLFRLFHERGVRVYEPRAVFDRCSCSREKIGHVLQGFTAEEIEASQENGEISVTCEFCSTTYRFQAAELQPAQ; from the coding sequence ATGGCAGAAGCTGCAGCCGCCCTCGGCCAGTTCGATTTCGCCGGCGATGACCATGTCGTCCCCTTTCAGGTAGAAGGTCTGGATGTGCGCGGCCGCGCCGTCCAGCTCGGCCCGATGCTCGATGCCATCCTTGAGCGCCATCATTATCCGGCACCCGTCGCCCGGCTGCTCGCCGAAGTCGTCGTGCTGACGGTGCTGCTCGGCACCTCGTTGAAGTTCGAAGGCAAATTCACGGTGCAGACCAAGGGCGACGGCCCGGTCGATCTCCTCGTCGCCGATTTCTCGACGCCGGAGAATGTGCGCGCCTATGCCCGTTTCGATCGGGCGCTGCTCGACAAGGCCGTTGCGGCAGGCGAGACCGAGCCGGAGCAGCTGCTCGGCAAGGGCGTGCTCGCCTTCACTATCGATCAGGGCAAGTTCGCCCAGCCGTATCAGGGCATCGTCGCGCTCGACGGCACCTCGCTCGAGGAGATCGCCGGTGTCTATTTCCGCCAGTCGGAACAGATCCCGACGCGCGTGCGCCTTGCCGCGGCCGAACTCTTCGACCGCGATGACGCCGGCAAGCCGCGCCATCGCTGGCGGGCGGGCGGCCTCGTCGCCCAGTTCCTGCCGGAGGCGCCGGAGCGCATGCGCCAGCCCGATCTCCACGGCGGTGACGGCGACACCGGCGACCGCCCGCATGGCGAGGACGACGCCTGGGTCGAAGCCCGCTCGCTGGTCGAGACCATCGATGCCGATGAACTGACCGATCCGCAGGTCGGCACCGAGCGGCTGTTGTTCCGCTTGTTCCACGAGCGCGGCGTGCGCGTCTACGAACCGCGCGCCGTCTTCGACCGCTGCAGCTGCTCGCGGGAAAAGATCGGTCACGTGCTGCAGGGTTTCACCGCCGAGGAGATCGAGGCCAGCCAGGAAAATGGCGAGATATCGGTCACCTGCGAGTTCTGCTCGACCACCTATCGCTTCCAAGCGGCCGAGCTTCAGCCGGCGCAATAA
- a CDS encoding O-succinylhomoserine sulfhydrylase gives MSKTWRPATQLVHGGTLRSQYGETSEAIYLTQGFVYETSEAAEARFKGETDGFIYARYGSPTNDMFEKRMCMLEGAEDARATASGMAAVAAAVLCQVKAGDHIVAARALFGSCRWVVETLAPKYGIECTLVDGRDLANWERAIRPNTKVFFLESPTNPTLEVIDIAGVARLANQVGAKVVVDNVFATPLFQKPLELGAHIVVYSATKHIDGQGRCLGGVVLSDKEWIDENLHDYFRHTGPAMSPFNAWTLLKGIETLPLRVKQQTQNAAKIADFLAEQSKVAKVIYPGRKDHPQADLIAKQMTGGSTLVAFELKGGKEAAFALQNALEIIKISNNLGDSKSLITHPATTTHKNLTEEARAELGISAGTVRLSAGIEDTDDLIEDFAQALAKVSA, from the coding sequence ATGAGCAAGACCTGGCGCCCGGCAACCCAACTCGTCCACGGCGGAACCTTGCGTTCGCAGTATGGCGAGACGTCCGAGGCAATCTACCTCACGCAGGGCTTCGTCTACGAGACGTCGGAAGCGGCCGAGGCCCGCTTCAAGGGCGAAACCGACGGCTTCATCTACGCCCGCTACGGCAGCCCGACCAACGACATGTTCGAAAAGCGCATGTGCATGCTCGAAGGCGCCGAAGACGCCCGCGCCACCGCCTCCGGCATGGCGGCCGTCGCCGCCGCCGTCCTCTGCCAGGTCAAGGCGGGCGACCATATCGTCGCCGCCCGCGCCCTCTTCGGCTCCTGCCGCTGGGTCGTCGAAACGCTGGCACCGAAATACGGCATCGAGTGCACGCTGGTCGACGGCCGCGATCTCGCCAACTGGGAAAGGGCGATCCGCCCGAACACCAAGGTGTTCTTCCTGGAAAGCCCGACCAATCCGACACTCGAAGTGATCGACATCGCAGGCGTTGCCAGGCTCGCCAATCAGGTCGGCGCCAAAGTCGTCGTCGACAACGTGTTTGCAACGCCGCTCTTCCAGAAGCCGCTCGAACTCGGCGCTCATATCGTCGTCTATTCCGCCACCAAGCACATCGACGGCCAGGGCCGCTGCCTCGGCGGCGTGGTGCTTTCCGACAAGGAATGGATCGATGAAAACCTGCACGACTACTTCCGCCATACCGGCCCGGCAATGTCCCCCTTCAATGCCTGGACCCTTCTGAAGGGCATCGAGACGCTGCCGCTGCGCGTCAAGCAGCAGACGCAGAATGCGGCAAAGATCGCCGACTTCCTGGCCGAGCAGAGCAAGGTCGCCAAGGTGATCTATCCCGGCCGCAAGGACCATCCGCAGGCCGATCTCATCGCCAAGCAGATGACCGGCGGCTCGACGCTGGTCGCCTTCGAGCTGAAGGGCGGCAAGGAGGCGGCCTTCGCGCTGCAGAACGCGCTGGAGATCATCAAAATCTCCAACAATCTCGGCGACAGCAAGAGCCTGATCACGCATCCGGCAACGACGACGCACAAGAACCTGACGGAAGAGGCGCGCGCCGAGCTCGGTATCTCTGCGGGCACGGTCCGCCTTTCGGCCGGTATCGAGGATACCGACGACCTGATCGAGGATTTCGCGCAGGCGCTCGCCAAGGTCTCGGCCTGA
- the argF gene encoding ornithine carbamoyltransferase, whose product MAPKHFLDLSAVTSADLRTIMNDALSRKQAFKAGTGDKPLAGKMLAMIFEKPSTRTRVSFDVGMRQLGGETLFLSGTEMQLGRAETIGDTAKVLSRYVDAIMIRTTEHSRLLELAEHATVPVINALTDDTHPCQIMADIMTFEEHRGPIKGKTIAWTGDGNNVLHSLVEGAARFGYRMNMAVPLGSEPKDHYLNWARNEGAEIMLCHDADRAVAGADCVVTDTWVSMNQEHRARGHNVFQPYQVNAALMAKAGNDALFMHCLPAHRGEEVTDDVIDGPQSVVFDEAENRLHAQKSILAWCLGAI is encoded by the coding sequence ATGGCTCCTAAACATTTCCTCGATCTTTCGGCCGTCACATCGGCCGACCTCAGAACCATCATGAATGATGCGCTTTCCCGCAAGCAGGCCTTCAAGGCCGGCACGGGCGACAAGCCGCTCGCCGGCAAGATGCTGGCGATGATCTTCGAGAAGCCGTCGACGCGCACCCGCGTCTCCTTCGACGTCGGCATGCGCCAGCTCGGCGGCGAAACGCTTTTCCTGTCGGGCACCGAAATGCAGCTCGGCCGCGCCGAGACGATCGGCGACACCGCCAAGGTGCTGTCGCGCTATGTCGATGCGATCATGATCCGCACCACCGAGCATTCCAGGCTGCTGGAGCTTGCCGAGCATGCGACCGTGCCTGTGATCAATGCGCTGACGGACGACACCCATCCCTGCCAGATCATGGCCGATATCATGACCTTCGAAGAGCATCGCGGCCCGATCAAGGGCAAGACCATCGCCTGGACCGGCGACGGCAACAATGTGCTGCATTCGCTGGTGGAAGGGGCGGCGCGCTTCGGCTACCGCATGAACATGGCCGTGCCTCTTGGTTCCGAACCCAAGGATCACTATCTGAACTGGGCCCGCAATGAGGGCGCCGAAATCATGCTCTGCCATGATGCCGACCGTGCGGTCGCAGGCGCCGATTGCGTGGTGACCGATACCTGGGTCTCCATGAATCAGGAACATCGGGCCCGGGGTCACAATGTCTTCCAGCCTTATCAGGTCAATGCGGCCTTGATGGCCAAGGCCGGCAACGATGCATTGTTCATGCATTGCCTGCCGGCGCATCGCGGTGAGGAAGTGACGGATGACGTGATCGACGGCCCGCAATCCGTGGTCTTCGATGAGGCGGAAAACCGTCTTCATGCGCAGAAGTCGATTCTTGCTTGGTGCCTGGGCGCGATCTGA
- a CDS encoding GcrA family cell cycle regulator — protein sequence MNWTDERVEKLKKLWSEGLSASQIAAQLGGVSRNAVIGKVHRLSLPGRAKAGGTTTAARTPKRQTSAPRAPNYASRITTRTVTRQQGATMLKEEIEVDGVEEMDYVPAGNVVVPISRRLGLTELTERTCKWPVGDPLKDDFHFCGCESPDNSPYCSYHQKLAYQPVNERRRAAARVS from the coding sequence ATGAACTGGACAGACGAGCGGGTCGAGAAACTCAAGAAGCTTTGGTCCGAAGGGCTGAGCGCCAGCCAGATCGCGGCGCAGCTTGGCGGGGTCAGCAGAAATGCCGTTATCGGCAAGGTGCACAGGCTGAGCCTTCCGGGCCGTGCCAAGGCCGGCGGCACGACCACCGCGGCGCGCACACCGAAGCGCCAGACATCAGCGCCACGGGCGCCGAACTACGCCTCCCGGATCACCACCCGCACCGTGACCCGCCAGCAGGGCGCAACGATGCTGAAGGAAGAGATCGAGGTCGATGGCGTCGAGGAAATGGACTATGTGCCGGCCGGCAACGTGGTCGTGCCGATTTCCCGCCGCCTCGGCCTGACGGAGCTGACCGAACGCACCTGCAAGTGGCCGGTCGGCGATCCGCTCAAGGACGACTTCCACTTCTGCGGCTGCGAATCCCCGGACAATTCGCCCTATTGCAGCTATCACCAGAAGCTTGCCTACCAGCCGGTCAACGAACGCCGCCGGGCGGCCGCTCGGGTGAGCTGA
- the apaG gene encoding Co2+/Mg2+ efflux protein ApaG — MYRALTRDIEVVVEPFYLEEQSDPEDDRYVWGYRIVISNNSGVAVRLVNRYWNITDQNGVVDEVTGPGVVGEQPRLSPGDSYEYSSGCPLDTPSGLMFGHYQMETDEGELFDVDIPAFSLDSPGLLRVLN; from the coding sequence ATGTATCGCGCCCTCACAAGAGATATCGAAGTCGTGGTCGAACCGTTCTATCTGGAGGAGCAATCCGATCCGGAGGACGATCGCTATGTCTGGGGTTACCGGATTGTCATCAGCAACAATTCCGGCGTCGCCGTTCGCCTGGTCAACCGCTATTGGAACATCACCGACCAGAACGGGGTGGTGGACGAGGTGACCGGGCCCGGCGTCGTCGGTGAACAACCGCGGCTTAGCCCCGGCGACAGCTACGAATATTCCTCCGGCTGCCCGCTCGACACGCCGTCGGGCCTGATGTTCGGTCATTACCAGATGGAAACCGATGAAGGCGAGCTGTTCGACGTCGATATCCCTGCCTTCTCGCTGGATTCCCCGGGTCTGCTGCGCGTGCTGAATTGA
- a CDS encoding aspartate aminotransferase family protein, whose product MAEAAPLYDTYSRAPLRFERGEGVWLITEGGERYLDFGAGVAVTSVGHSHPHVVAALKEQADKVWHLSNIYEIPGQERLAKRLTDATFADKVFFTNSGAEALECAIKTARRYQYSKGHPERFHIITFEGAFHGRTLATIAAGGQEKYLEGFGPKAPGFDQVAFGDIEAVRAAITDATAGILIEPVQGEGGVRPATPDFMKALRQICDEKGLLLILDEVQTGVGRTGKLFAHEWSGITPDIMAVAKGIGGGFPLGACLATAEAASGMKAGTHGSTYGGNPLAMAVGSAVLDVILADGFLQQVRDVALVLRQGLASLKDRYPDVIEDIRGEGLLLGVKAAVPSAELLQAIRAAHLLGVPAGDNVIRLLPPLVVTAEEAREGLVRLERAAESVRVAKIKKTA is encoded by the coding sequence ATGGCTGAAGCCGCGCCGCTTTATGACACCTATTCTCGCGCCCCGTTGCGGTTCGAGCGAGGCGAGGGCGTGTGGCTGATCACCGAAGGCGGCGAGCGTTACCTCGATTTCGGCGCCGGCGTCGCCGTCACCTCCGTCGGCCACAGCCATCCGCATGTGGTTGCCGCGTTGAAGGAGCAGGCCGACAAGGTCTGGCACCTCTCCAACATCTATGAGATTCCTGGCCAGGAGCGCCTCGCCAAACGCCTGACGGACGCCACCTTCGCCGACAAGGTGTTCTTCACCAATTCGGGCGCCGAGGCGCTCGAATGCGCGATCAAGACGGCCCGCCGCTATCAGTATTCCAAGGGCCATCCCGAGCGTTTCCATATCATCACCTTCGAGGGCGCCTTCCACGGACGCACGCTCGCGACGATCGCCGCCGGCGGCCAGGAGAAATATCTCGAAGGTTTCGGTCCCAAGGCGCCGGGTTTCGATCAGGTGGCTTTCGGCGACATCGAAGCGGTGCGCGCCGCGATCACCGATGCCACGGCCGGCATTCTGATTGAGCCGGTGCAGGGCGAGGGCGGCGTGCGTCCGGCGACTCCAGACTTCATGAAGGCGCTTCGTCAGATCTGCGACGAAAAGGGCCTGCTGCTGATCCTCGACGAGGTCCAGACGGGCGTCGGTCGCACCGGCAAGCTCTTTGCCCATGAATGGTCCGGCATCACGCCTGACATCATGGCGGTTGCCAAGGGCATCGGCGGCGGCTTTCCGCTCGGCGCCTGCCTCGCAACGGCCGAAGCCGCCTCCGGCATGAAGGCCGGCACCCATGGTTCGACCTATGGCGGCAATCCGCTCGCCATGGCCGTCGGCAGCGCCGTGCTCGACGTCATTCTCGCCGATGGGTTCCTGCAGCAGGTGCGCGACGTCGCGCTCGTCCTCCGTCAGGGGCTGGCATCGCTCAAGGATCGTTATCCCGATGTGATCGAAGATATCAGAGGCGAGGGGCTGCTGCTCGGCGTCAAGGCGGCCGTTCCCTCGGCCGAACTGCTGCAGGCGATACGCGCCGCGCATCTGCTCGGCGTGCCGGCCGGCGACAACGTCATCCGCCTTCTTCCGCCGCTCGTCGTCACCGCCGAGGAAGCCCGCGAGGGGCTCGTACGTCTCGAGCGCGCCGCCGAGAGCGTCCGCGTCGCCAAGATCAAGAAGACGGCTTGA
- the phoU gene encoding phosphate signaling complex protein PhoU, whose protein sequence is MASTHIYSAYDDDLKFLSRRISEMGGLAEQMVAESVRALVNGDTALAQKVISDDVILDHTEREIGDKAIVTIARRQPMASDLREIMGSIRIAADLERVGDLGKNTAKRVIAVQSTGVPRKLARGLEHLSELALVQLKEVLDVYTTRAADKATAIRERDNEIDAMYTSLFRELLTYMMEDPRNITSCTHLLFCAKNIERIGDHATNIAETIYYMATGAQPEGDRPKDDSANTVGAATE, encoded by the coding sequence ATGGCATCGACACATATTTATTCTGCCTATGATGATGATCTGAAGTTCCTCTCCAGGCGGATTTCCGAAATGGGCGGCCTGGCCGAACAGATGGTCGCCGAATCCGTCCGTGCGCTGGTCAATGGCGATACCGCGCTGGCGCAGAAGGTCATCTCCGACGACGTGATCCTCGATCACACCGAGCGCGAAATCGGCGACAAGGCGATCGTCACCATCGCCCGCCGGCAGCCGATGGCCTCGGACCTGCGCGAGATCATGGGTTCGATCCGCATCGCCGCCGATCTCGAACGCGTCGGCGACCTCGGCAAGAATACCGCCAAGCGCGTTATCGCCGTCCAGAGCACCGGCGTTCCACGCAAGCTCGCCCGCGGCCTCGAGCATCTCTCCGAGCTGGCGCTCGTCCAGCTCAAGGAAGTGCTCGACGTCTATACGACACGGGCCGCCGACAAGGCGACCGCTATCCGCGAGCGCGACAACGAAATCGACGCGATGTACACCTCGCTGTTCCGCGAACTCCTGACCTATATGATGGAAGATCCGCGCAACATCACGAGCTGCACGCATCTGCTCTTCTGCGCCAAGAACATCGAGCGCATCGGCGACCATGCCACCAACATCGCCGAGACGATCTATTACATGGCGACGGGCGCGCAGCCGGAAGGCGATCGCCCGAAGGATGACAGCGCCAACACCGTCGGCGCCGCGACGGAATAA
- the pstB gene encoding phosphate ABC transporter ATP-binding protein PstB, with protein MNMLTEAAVEKALDQKMSNVPYKMIGQDVSVYYGEKRALFDVNLNIRENTVTALIGPSGCGKSTFLRSLNRMNDTIEGCRVTGKITLDSDDIYDPDIDVVELRARVGMVFQKPNPFPKSIYENVSYGPRIHGLAKSKADLDQIVETSLQRAGLWNEVKDRVHESGTGLSGGQQQRLCIARAVAVSPEVILMDEPCSALDPIATAKVEELIHELRENYTIVIVTHSMQQAARVSQRTAMFHLGNLVEENDTDKMFTNPDDPRTQDYIMGRFG; from the coding sequence ATGAACATGTTGACGGAAGCTGCAGTTGAAAAGGCGCTGGATCAGAAGATGAGCAACGTCCCGTATAAGATGATCGGACAGGATGTCTCGGTTTACTACGGCGAAAAGCGGGCGCTTTTCGACGTGAACCTGAACATTCGCGAAAACACCGTAACCGCCCTGATCGGCCCGTCGGGCTGCGGCAAGTCGACCTTCCTGCGGAGCCTCAACCGCATGAACGACACGATCGAGGGGTGCCGCGTCACCGGCAAGATCACGCTTGATAGCGACGATATCTATGATCCGGATATCGACGTCGTCGAACTACGCGCCCGCGTCGGCATGGTGTTCCAGAAGCCGAACCCGTTCCCGAAGTCGATCTATGAAAACGTCTCTTATGGCCCGCGCATTCATGGCCTAGCCAAGTCGAAGGCCGACCTCGACCAGATCGTCGAGACCAGCCTGCAGCGCGCCGGCCTTTGGAATGAGGTCAAGGATCGCGTCCATGAATCCGGTACCGGCCTCTCCGGCGGTCAGCAACAGCGCTTGTGCATTGCCCGCGCCGTCGCCGTCAGCCCTGAGGTTATCCTGATGGACGAACCCTGCTCGGCGCTTGACCCGATCGCCACCGCCAAGGTCGAGGAGCTCATCCACGAGCTGCGCGAGAACTACACGATCGTCATCGTCACGCACTCGATGCAGCAGGCCGCGCGCGTTTCGCAGCGCACCGCCATGTTCCACCTCGGCAATCTCGTCGAGGAGAACGACACCGACAAGATGTTCACCAATCCGGATGATCCGCGTACCCAGGACTACATCATGGGTCGCTTCGGCTGA
- the pstC gene encoding phosphate ABC transporter permease subunit PstC: MSTSVILLCLVVIGAAAYLVARSRAAALAGGRSSALHSRPAYYGAYAAIWTVLPALIVLCVWLSVSPGIIQSSVRGAFPDDVKAQAAVEQDLSYSMVATVARGLTMLTSDEAAAVANDPAALQAKLSEKGVPLAGQPQPYMVEAAKKLNAMSLTSRLAMTAIVFVLAVAGALYALRAITPRFRARNRVERVMLWGLLLASSIAILTTIGIVLSMLSEAARFFAVVPAGEFFFGTVWDPRFAGAGSSSFGQFGLVPLLLGTLYIGLVAMLVAVPVGLFAAIYMAEYASPKVRSISKPLLEVLAGIPTIVYGFFALVTVGPFLRDFSAQISGLLSGNYSSFIQAQSVLTAGIVMGIMLIPYVSSLSDDIITAVPRALRDGSLGLGATRSETIKKVVLPAALPGIVGALLMTASRAIGETMIVVLAAGVAARIQINPFEPMTTVTVKIVNQLTGDLEFTSPQTLVAFALGITLFCITLCLNIYALYIVRKYREQYE; encoded by the coding sequence TCCGCATTGCATTCACGACCGGCCTATTACGGCGCCTATGCCGCTATCTGGACGGTCCTTCCCGCCTTGATCGTCCTCTGCGTCTGGCTCTCCGTCAGCCCCGGCATCATCCAGTCTTCGGTTCGCGGCGCCTTCCCTGACGACGTCAAGGCCCAGGCCGCCGTCGAACAGGATCTGAGCTATTCGATGGTGGCGACGGTCGCCCGCGGACTGACGATGCTGACATCAGACGAAGCCGCCGCGGTGGCAAACGACCCAGCCGCCCTGCAGGCCAAGCTCAGCGAAAAGGGCGTGCCGCTCGCCGGTCAGCCGCAGCCTTACATGGTCGAGGCCGCCAAAAAGCTCAACGCCATGAGCCTGACGAGCCGCCTCGCCATGACCGCGATCGTCTTCGTTCTGGCCGTTGCCGGCGCCCTTTATGCGCTGCGCGCGATCACGCCGCGCTTCCGCGCCCGCAACCGCGTCGAGCGCGTCATGCTCTGGGGCCTGCTGCTCGCCTCCTCGATCGCCATCCTGACGACGATCGGCATCGTGCTGTCGATGCTGTCGGAGGCCGCGCGCTTCTTTGCCGTCGTTCCCGCCGGCGAATTCTTCTTCGGCACCGTCTGGGACCCGCGCTTTGCCGGCGCCGGCAGCTCGTCCTTCGGCCAATTCGGCCTGGTCCCGCTTCTGCTCGGCACGCTTTATATCGGCCTGGTGGCGATGCTGGTCGCCGTTCCGGTCGGCCTCTTCGCCGCCATCTATATGGCCGAATACGCCTCGCCGAAGGTGCGTTCGATCTCCAAGCCGCTGCTCGAAGTGCTCGCCGGCATTCCGACGATCGTCTACGGCTTCTTCGCCCTCGTCACCGTCGGCCCGTTCCTGCGCGATTTCTCCGCTCAGATCAGCGGCCTGCTCTCCGGCAACTACAGCAGCTTCATCCAGGCGCAGAGCGTTCTGACGGCCGGTATCGTCATGGGCATCATGCTGATCCCCTACGTCTCCTCGCTGTCGGACGACATCATCACCGCCGTGCCGCGGGCGCTGCGTGACGGTTCGCTCGGTCTCGGCGCCACCCGCTCCGAAACCATCAAAAAGGTGGTGCTGCCGGCCGCTCTTCCCGGCATCGTCGGCGCGTTGCTGATGACCGCCTCGCGCGCCATCGGCGAAACCATGATCGTCGTGCTGGCCGCGGGTGTTGCCGCCCGCATCCAGATCAATCCCTTCGAACCGATGACCACGGTGACCGTCAAGATCGTCAATCAGCTCACAGGCGACCTTGAATTCACCTCGCCGCAGACACTGGTTGCCTTCGCGCTTGGCATCACGCTGTTCTGCATCACGCTTTGCCTCAACATCTATGCGCTCTACATTGTGCGCAAATACCGGGAGCAGTACGAATGA
- the phoB gene encoding phosphate regulon transcriptional regulator PhoB, whose amino-acid sequence MIPRVAVVEDEEALSVLLRYNLEAEGFEVDTILRGDEAEIRLQERTPDLLILDWMLPGVSGIELCRRLRMRPETERLPIIMLTARGEESERVRGLSTGADDYVVKPFSTPELVARVKAMLRRARPEVLSSVLKCGDIELDRETHRVHRKSREVRLGPTEFRLLEFLMSSPGRVFSRSQLLDGVWGHDIYVDERTVDVHVGRLRKALNFSNMQDVIRTVRGAGYSMEA is encoded by the coding sequence ATGATCCCGAGAGTCGCAGTTGTTGAAGACGAGGAAGCGCTCAGCGTACTTCTTCGCTATAATCTTGAAGCCGAAGGCTTCGAAGTCGATACCATTCTGCGTGGCGACGAGGCCGAAATCAGGCTGCAGGAACGCACGCCCGACCTTCTCATCCTGGATTGGATGCTGCCCGGCGTCTCCGGCATCGAACTCTGCCGGCGCCTGCGCATGCGGCCGGAAACCGAGCGGCTGCCGATCATCATGCTGACGGCGCGCGGCGAGGAGAGCGAGCGCGTCCGCGGCCTGTCGACCGGCGCCGACGATTACGTCGTCAAACCCTTCTCGACTCCCGAACTCGTCGCCCGCGTCAAGGCGATGCTGCGCCGTGCACGCCCCGAGGTGCTGTCCTCGGTGCTGAAGTGCGGCGATATCGAGCTCGACCGCGAAACCCATCGCGTCCATCGCAAGAGCCGCGAAGTCCGCCTCGGCCCGACCGAATTCCGCCTCTTGGAATTCCTGATGTCGTCGCCGGGCCGGGTCTTCTCCCGCTCACAGCTGCTCGATGGCGTCTGGGGCCACGATATCTATGTCGACGAACGCACCGTCGACGTCCATGTCGGCCGCCTGCGCAAGGCGCTGAACTTCTCCAACATGCAGGACGTCATCCGCACCGTCCGTGGCGCCGGTTATTCGATGGAAGCTTGA
- the pstA gene encoding phosphate ABC transporter permease PstA: protein MTDIVSPAGVTVSKAPARRDIGIKRRYAAERRFQAYGIAAIAFGLIFLFVLLWTVIGKGYTAFQQTTITLPIEFTEKTIDPNNKRATDPSVLVAANYPVLLREAIVKQLNINASSRPDVRDATAMLSKSAPIQLRDLVVADPSIIGKTVEVTLLADANVDSANKGQIDLSVDEKNRKVNDKQVAWMNQLKADGALQKQFNSGLFVNGNSSRPEAAGLGVALIGSLYLMLIVLVLSLPIGVAASIYLEEFAPKNRLTDLIEVNINNLAAVPSIVYGLLGLSVFINFIGLPRSASLVGGLVLTLMTLPTIIIATRAALRAVPPSIRAAALGLGASKMQMVFHHVLPLAMPGILTGTIIGLAHALGETAPLLLIGMVAFVANAPTTPLEPSTALPVQVYMWANEAERAFVERTSGAIIVLLLFLVAMNMGAILLRRRFERRW, encoded by the coding sequence ATGACGGATATTGTTTCTCCCGCCGGCGTCACCGTTTCCAAGGCGCCCGCCCGCCGCGATATCGGCATCAAGCGGCGCTACGCCGCCGAGCGCCGGTTCCAGGCCTATGGCATCGCCGCCATCGCCTTCGGCCTCATCTTCCTCTTTGTCCTGCTCTGGACGGTGATCGGCAAGGGCTACACCGCCTTCCAGCAGACGACGATCACCCTGCCGATCGAATTCACGGAGAAGACGATCGACCCCAACAACAAGCGGGCGACCGATCCTTCCGTGCTGGTCGCGGCCAATTATCCGGTTCTGCTGCGCGAAGCGATCGTCAAGCAGCTGAACATCAACGCCTCGAGCCGTCCCGACGTGCGCGACGCAACCGCGATGCTCTCCAAGAGCGCGCCGATCCAGCTGCGTGATCTGGTCGTCGCCGATCCCTCGATCATCGGCAAGACGGTCGAGGTCACCCTGCTCGCCGACGCCAATGTCGACAGCGCCAACAAGGGCCAGATCGATCTCTCCGTCGATGAGAAGAACCGCAAGGTCAACGACAAGCAGGTGGCCTGGATGAACCAGCTGAAGGCGGACGGCGCGCTTCAGAAGCAGTTCAACAGCGGCCTTTTCGTCAACGGCAATTCCAGCCGTCCCGAAGCCGCCGGCCTCGGCGTCGCCCTCATCGGATCGCTCTATCTGATGCTGATCGTGCTCGTGCTGTCGCTGCCGATCGGTGTGGCGGCGTCGATCTATCTCGAAGAGTTCGCGCCGAAGAACAGGCTGACGGACCTGATCGAGGTCAACATCAACAACCTCGCCGCCGTCCCGTCGATCGTCTATGGTCTGCTCGGCCTTTCCGTCTTCATCAACTTCATCGGTCTGCCGCGCTCGGCGTCGCTGGTCGGCGGCCTGGTGCTGACGCTGATGACGCTGCCGACGATCATCATCGCGACCCGCGCCGCATTGCGCGCCGTGCCGCCCTCGATCCGCGCCGCCGCCTTGGGCCTCGGCGCCTCGAAGATGCAGATGGTGTTCCACCATGTCCTGCCGCTTGCCATGCCCGGCATTCTCACCGGCACCATCATCGGCCTGGCGCATGCGCTCGGCGAGACCGCGCCGCTGCTCCTGATCGGCATGGTCGCCTTCGTCGCCAATGCGCCCACGACGCCGCTCGAGCCCTCGACGGCCCTGCCGGTGCAGGTCTATATGTGGGCGAACGAGGCCGAACGCGCCTTCGTTGAGCGTACTTCGGGTGCCATCATCGTCCTGCTCCTGTTCCTGGTCGCCATGAACATGGGTGCCATTCTCTTGCGTCGTCGCTTCGAGCGCCGCTGGTAA